A single region of the Ictalurus punctatus breed USDA103 chromosome 26, Coco_2.0, whole genome shotgun sequence genome encodes:
- the LOC128629202 gene encoding uncharacterized protein LOC128629202, which translates to METLPERPTPEPRPRSMLTQEEWSRVDATATLRRPRTPHDSSSERVQLNETSTVRRRPKVIAPTQRDDATDAAIRVRPVSEVEHVYRESDMSEDFRRALKPPVSPKPSLGLRKPEPPTPTRRVPLPGPENQHSTVEGKRVPPPVSPKPSPPPTLPKPIKIKPLPTHTLTPPSDLNTHPHSSTILPEQVDHPILSPSTPTPQTSRISHFVPTTFDISRSEPPNPPNSFYPWVRICPSQTPEIFHGRAVSGHSQPF; encoded by the exons ATGGAAACACTCCCTGAGAGACCAACCCCAGAGCCCCGCCCCCGCTCCATGCTCACTCAAGAAGAGTGGTCACGTGTGGATGCCACGGCAACCTTGAGGAGGCCCCGCACACCTCACGACTCGAGCAGCGAGAGGGTCCAGCTCAACGAGACCAGCACTGTGAGACGACGGCCAAAAGTAATAGCACCCACTCAGAGGGATGATGCGACAGATGCTGCTATTCGTGTAAGACCTGTATCAGAGGTGGAACATGTATATCGGGAAAGTGATATGAGCGAGGATTTCCGGCGAGCGCTGAAGCCTCCAGTTTCCCCCAAACCATCTTTGGGCCTCAGGAAGCCTGAGCCTCCCACCCCAACCAGGAGAGTCCCACTTCCAGGACCGGAGAACCAACACAGCACAG TGGAGGGCAAAAGAGTTCCACCGCCTGTGTCTCCAAAGCCAAGCCCTCCTCCTACACTTCCTAAACCAATCAAAATTAAGCCcttaccaacacacacacttaccccaCCCAGTgacctaaacacacacccacactcctCTACCATTCTCCCTGAGCAAGTGGATCATCCTATACTCAGTCCATCAACCCCGACCCCCCAAACCAGCAGAATCTCACACTTTGTCCCCACGACCTTTGACATCTCCCGCTCAGAGCCCCCAAACCCCCCAAACTCCTTCTACCCCTGGGTGCGGATCTGCCCCAGTCAAACCCCCGAGATCTTCCATGGCAGGGCTGTCAGTGGACATTCCCAGCCCTTTTGA